In the genome of Labeo rohita strain BAU-BD-2019 chromosome 2, IGBB_LRoh.1.0, whole genome shotgun sequence, the window attatgtttctcagacaactgaaatgttttattacacATTGACTAGCTACCAGTCAAAACTTATCTCTAGTTCTTTCtgcttaaatgcattttatgttaGTTAACCATATCACTCACTATCTCTTTTATTTCAAAACCTGTGTTAGCGTACTAATGTTTTTCCCATTGAATCCCATGGTCCTGTTCAGACCATCTTTCTACAGGACAATGCCATCGGACAGATCCGTCAGCGGGATCTTTCTGACCTCGGCCAGCTGCACTACCTCTACCTGCAGAACAACAGCATCTCCACGCTGGAAGCTGGGGCGTTTAGAAACCTGGGTCTGCTTCTTGAGCTCGCGCTCAATGGAAACCGCATCCACCTGATCACAGCTGACGTGTTCCGCGGCCTGGACCACCTGCGCATCCTTTACCTCGCAGGAAACCAGATCACCAGACTGGAGGACTACACCTTCCGCGGACTGCAGGTAGAATATATCAGATGAAtatcaaaataggcattttcaaatgttttaacattCCCATGTAGGTTATAGGAGTATTAATGTGactaaaacattcatttaaaaattgacTATAAACGTTCAACTAGGactgtaattttattgtaaGCTCCATGAAATGGGCAAAAAGATGATTCAAGAGATCATGAGTACCTAAACAAGATTATTTCCAAAACGAAATtgtaaggagaaaaaaaaaaagattttagcaTCATAAATGTAATTTCGCAGTTTTTGCGCTATTTAGTGCCACCTAGcggaattacaaaaaataaagcatatttttaaaCGCCCATTTCGCACGTCAAACATCACAAACAAGGCTCTCAttggtttataaaaatgaaaacacttctCAACAAGTAAAAGTAGGCTACTTTCAATAAAGGTCCGACATATTAGAAATTCTTTTAATTTGAAGTTCAGCTTACCTGTCGAGAAGAAACTCCTTAAGTTCGTTGTATCGATTGAAACCAAAACATTTCATCCAAATCCTCCATCTTATGAAAACCTCGAAGGTATGCAAACACATAGGTTGACAGGCAGGTAGGGCAtccaatcattttatttaaagcggACGCACTGATTGGCTCTTCTGTAAAGTCATCAAAACACCATTGTGGATTTGTATTTTGCTTTTGGGTAAATGTGAACACTGAAAAATTAGTTGCCATTTCCAGTTGCCACTATacagggtttgcacttacgtcccgatttggtcagttacctggatgcgcgaccatattggcgatactctgatgtaaacaacagcatggattgcagaAGTGGAAACCACAGTACAAAAACTCATAAAAGTACTAAATGAATAGTGGCTTTTTcagcaatatgctaatttgatgGAGACACTGAACTGAAGACAGATGACTCTGCATTATGCTAGATTGCTTtacaaagtttgtttttatgatAGCCCTGATCATGCTCGTCATAATTATCATGATGAAATGTTGACTGCAGCGGTTGCAGGAGCTGCATCTGCAGGAGAATGCGGTGGAGGTGCTGGGAGACCAAGCTCTGGTGGGTCTGTCCTCTCTGGCTCTTCTGGATCTGAGCAGGAATAACTTGAGGACCCTGAGTCCCGCTTCACTCAAACCCCTCGTCAGTCTACAGGTGCTGAGAGTCACAGGTAAGAGGTTTACATTGGCCAGTGCCACAAAAAAACACTACCATTcataagtttggggtcaataagattttaaaaaaataaattactacttATATTCAGCAAtgttcacataaatgctgatttttattattcataaacagttattttaaatttgtaataatatttgtaataatatttttcatttctttttactACATTAAAAATTCAGCCAGccataagagactttcaaaaacagtaaaaaaaataggcatttaagcacatgaaacaagacattatttagcaaacCTGTTACCATCAaagcaatgatttaaaaaagcattttcggcaaatccaggtaatttagcatatatatatatattttttttttacatttatgactATTATGGGGCTAGccgatccccttaaaactttgtatgcttgtttagaatcacctgtcacatgtgctcagcaggtttcgtgaagttttgagttttcctttaggctttataagattttaggtaaatttggacaggccccttttatAAATAACCCCGTTATGGCTTCCCAAAGTatgaatttcaacatttttttttttttataattattggcctagagagtccagagaattgtacagcagtgtttttttttatttccccagattgagcgaaaacctaggactagtttacaaaagcagtttttttttacatcttcctaatcatttaacaaacgatttgactgacagcagtggttctagaggcaaagttttccagaatgaggagttttATCATGTTACAAATATCTTGCGCATGTGTGAAAAACCGTGCAacgtacaatcgtttacgcccttgaaaaatgctaTATTGCCCCCCGGCTTTTCcccaatttctctcagacctttgggacCTGAGAGAAACtgaagccatttttatgttttttatgtttcttatagcgccaccatgtggccaagctccatgattttttttcctgtggccACATATTGAGCTCGCACATAAGCTTTCTGAGTTTGGCAGAGATATGTCATTCTGTTCAAGAGTTATatggcattttactaaaagtgtcCCGTTTTGGCGCCTCTTTGTGACGGTGGGTtgaaagtttaacttttttagataattattgatattcactttcCAGAGAATCTtgctgcactggtttggttccaactgggggaaaaacctaggactagtttgcaaaagtagttttttaaaaaaaaatgcaaaatacctgaaaattcgAATCTGAGGCATGCACTGAGCCAAGGATTGCAAccacataagacacttgagcctgtttgctacttttgatcgctgtagccttggtcacgttgtaggtggtgtgagtactacgaTCCCTCCAAGGTTCAAATCTCtacaacttacggtttggtctgcacgatcagttttacattgagatcgctgatctgtgaccattctaacaattacaatagggtttcagcactacacACTTGAACCACTAAAAATGTCcgacctcaaacttttaaataatagtgTAGGTCCAGTATTGCACATGATTGTATAGagtaaatgactgaatttttatatttgcatgaactatctctttaaaaattATCTGCTGCTTAGACTTTGCTCACAAGAAAAGCACAGGTGAGATTgtctcatgaatattaattaagtAATGTTTCCATTGGTAGCTCTGCCCAGTTgaactaattaatattcatgatcCAGTCCTTTACTATAATACAGTCCTGTGGTGTTGTATGAGTTGCACGGCCTGCAAATGTACCACAGTGACATGGCATTTAGATGTCAGACCAGCTTACATTCTCCCAAATATTTCTGCATGATGCTGTTTgggtaaatatttaatatggcTGTATTTGGAGAGGCTTATATTGCATTTGCTCTTACAGATAACCCGTGGCGCTGCGACTGTGCTCTGCACTGGCTGCGCGGCTGGATAAACGAAGAGGGTCAGAGGCTATTAAGCTCAGCCGAGCGTCGGATGCTGTGCGCCGAACCTCCGCGGCTTTCCCATCTCAGTCTGGTCGAGGTTCCCGCAAATAGCCTTGTTTGCATCCCACCCGTAGTGCAACTGGAGCCCAGCCACTTGACCGTGCGTTTGGGAGAGAGTCTACGTGTATCCTGCCAGGCGTCTGGATACCCACAGCCACAAGTCACCTGGAGGAAAGCATCCCATGGAAAAGCCCAGCTGTCTCCCAGAGGTCTGGTGCAGGAGGTCGGGATGGACGGAGACACCAAAAACGGCGGGAGGTTGGTAACAGCCAGGCCTGGCGGAAAAGGAGGGCCGGCGAGTCGTGGGCCAGTCCGAGGAGGAGCCGACGACGGAGGCGATCGGGAAAGCTTCAATCCTGATACAGGAAGCGGGATGCTGTTTCTCAGCAATGTCACTGTGGCACATGCTGGACGTTATGAATGCGAGGCCTGGAATCCCGGCGGAGTGGCTCGGGTGACTTTTCACCTGTCGGTGAACATGTCTTCGTCTTCATCCCGCTCAGAAATCTGGCCCCGACTGCATTCCTCATCTTACTATCATCCTTCCTCGGTGGATGTAAGTCAGGAGCCGCTTTATGAGCTTGAAAGCATGGACTTCAACGCACTGGGGACCGCAACCCAAACAGCCATTGCAGTGGGAATCTCTCTTTTGGCGTTAACGGCGCTGTTGCTCCTCTGCATGATTTACAGTCGCCACCGCCAGCGGCAGAAAGAGGAAGGCGGATATGGTGCCAGCAAAGAAGAGAGCATCCTCTACGTCAACGACTACTCTGATGGTCCCACTACATTCGCTCAACTCGAAGAGTACCGGGACGAACGTGGCCACGAGATGTACGTGTTAAACCGCGCCAAACCTGTGCTGCCTCCACCGCCGTCCTGCAACCAACAGGGGTCGACACTAAAGGCCGGCGAGTGCATGCTGACACCAGGCCGGGCCGTGGGGATTGGACCCCGCAGGGCTCCCGCAGAAGGAGGCGAAGGACCTCCGCTTGATCCCGAAGGGTTGTTCATGAACCAGAGCTTGCTGTTTGACACGCAGATCGCTTATGAGATCCACTGCTGAACTCGATCACTGGATAGACTTCAAGGTTCTTGCCATCAGATGTTATCCTGCTGAGTTTATTTTGTTCTGAGagcacaaatgtattttttttttttattggaaagCATTTAAGGAATGACATACTTTAAAGCTGCGTGTGGAGTTTCAGTGCCATCAGTTGTCTGAAAGTCAAGGTAGCGGCTGAGTTAGTGttgctacactcttaaaaataaaagtgataccaaagaagaaccatttttggttccccaaaagaACCtctcagtgaacagttcttaaaatgtgaccctggatgacaaaaccagtcataagggtggagaattgagatttatacatcatctgaaagctgaataaatgagcttttgagccactgatgtatggtttgttaagacaggacaatatttggccgacatctatttgaaaatctggaatctgagggggcaaaaaaaaatctaaatattgagaaattcgcctttaaagttgcccaaatgaagctcttggcaatgcatattagtaagtaggaaatttacaaaatatcttcatggaacatgatctgtacttaataagctaatgatttttggcataaaaaaatagataaatttgtcccatacagtgtattgttggctattgttacaaatatagcCAAtccacttatgactggttttgtggtccagggccacaaaTAGCCTTTTTTCCTtggtgtgaagaacattttaattatctAAAGAACCATTTTACTATATGGGCCATTATTCAAAATTGgtgcaaaaccaaaaaacacattttaaatgcattcaaatccTAGAtttttactaagatccttctattatctattgaaacccacaataatatttaaaatattagtaaacttatatgtatttaaaatcataatttattggaTACTTTTAATTGGGAGGTGGGTGTCCTGAATCCTAACctctaaatttcaacttatgaaaatgatattaaaatatttttttgtattttttttcccattgttgtttttaaaagtatctttttgattctttcaaaaattgaagttcaaaaaaatattctttttatattttctttgtaaactttatgtaaaaaaatgtgtcctgcattttcaggtcactaccgaaacagtgtgttttggtccattggctgagactgattttaactataCTTCTAGATTTATGATCAGGGAATATTCCTGTGTCCCCCTCTCTCGTAGCTACAAGGTGTGAGTATATAggtcccatcattttgaggtaaatgtattcaaaagtatgaaaaatctgtgtgtaactttaaggaacatCACTATCAAACATCTTTTCTCTGCAACTAAGCACagttttttgggagttattccataacatttagtttttaggtgtaccactgttcagaactgtgctagcaaACCATGTCCTGATTAGCATcttatctaaaattgtcactaccgaaacatttaGTGGAGTTTCAGCaggtacatatttatttttttgggtgttatcccataaaattgtcactaccgaaacagtcacgacTGAAACATGTCATTGTTTCAGTAGTAACAAAAGcgaacacataatcctcatatttggggaaaagttatgcaatttttttctgtattttagtaGTGTTAAGTTTGcaacttaaaatactgtaatgtgatgtggtcgctgcCAAAGCATTATTCTCACTACCAAAATGTACAGtcaaaacatgggatgttttgtcaaaaataaagtatactgaattatctactaagatgttatgatagtttttggttcaatgtataatcaaactaatgaatccttaactttgaaatcagtacgatcaactttttgccttttacaaaaaaaattgtttcaaaatacaacatatctcataaattacatttgaaatattgttaaaaatgtaactgcTACTGATTTAcctctgttgttttaataaaatagcaaatatatatatttacaatgtagatgtaaactaaatcttaataggtcaatatgtgtttcggtagtgacaaatttggggagaggacaaatattccaaaacgttctgaaaatacatgttaactgcacaattactagaaatgtgtagtTTGGACATTACACAGTTGgcatacatacaaaaactcTGACTTTgtaccaattctgtagaatggcccatatagaaccttttgtgcaatggaaagattCTTTATTGGCACACAAAGAACCTTCAACAATCATGGAATCTTTTCATTCCACAAAAGTGGAAAAAGGACTTTAGATGATTAGAATGTTCTTCACATTAAGAAAAAGTGGTTATTTTAAAGAACGGTTTACTGAAAGTGTCGAACCAGAAATGCTTCTTGCAATGCTATGAAAACCACCTTGAGAGCTACTTTTTAAGTGTGTATATTGTGTGGCTCAAACAAGCAGAGAAATGTTCAAAACATCAGTGTTTACTCTCTCTGGGGAAATTGACCTACAAATGGCTACTTATAATCATCTCTGGGATTGCACACAGCAATTCTAGGgaatagttcatgcaaaaacCGTTACCATTTGCATTGTTTGTATGATTGTTTTGTTCTGTAGAATCACAAAcagatatttttatgaatgcactatgatgcatttaaaaaaaaatattttgttttccattCTGCATATTTAACTAGTTctcatttgtgttccacagagtaaaaataacagaaaattgttttggaaaatgatgtaattttttttgtaatatgaatcaatttaaaaacaCGTCAAAATGCTTTTGACAGACAGTAATTGCATTTTTCTACAGCGATAGGGGTGTTAAGGAAAAGAGAGAAGAGATAGCTGTTAAGCGCGACCACAAAAATAGATCATAGaagtagaataaaatagaaaatgcaaGTGAGGATTCGAGAAGTGAAAAAGAGTTTTTAAGCTTAGTCCAGTGAATGATTCACAGGATATAAGCTactgttgaaaagtttggggCTGGTGAAGACATTTATGATATTAACATAGATtgttatttcaactttatattcatcaaagaaaaatgcatcaaaaatatgaagcagcacagctattttcaacattgactataatgtttcttgagcagcaaatcagcatattagaatgatttctgaaggatcatgtgacactgaagactgaagtaatgatgctgaaaattcagctttgatcacaagaataaactacattttaaaatatattcaaatagaaagcaggtattttaaattgcaacaattttgcacaatattacagtttttattttgctggatataaaataaatgcagccatgcaTTTATTGTGCATATGtgactttctttaaaaacattcaaaaataaccccaaacttttgaacaatagtgtagTTATGTTTCAACAACCCATATTCATGACTCACTATGACAGATTTTGTTGATTTATATTGCAGCCTCAACATCAGGGTGACAAAAtgattgaatttttatttttgcatgaactattccttcatTACAACAGTGCTATTTTTTGCTAAAAAGCAAATTCTTATGGAATGAGAGCTGTTGCCTATCTTTAAAAGAAGAGGTTACATGAAACTACCAAAAACTGGATATTTTTTGTCTTGCTACTGTGAAATGAAGGCTGAGGTCAATCTGAAGAATTGACTTCCTGGACAGGGACTGTGAGGACAGCAGCAAAGGACATTTGTCTGAACCTCCCTTTGTCCAGCGTTACGTGTCAG includes:
- the lrrc24 gene encoding leucine-rich repeat-containing protein 24, whose product is MNPPQLSAVLVLMLAQLCASSVGCPSGCRCYSLTVECGSIGLKEIPQGIAQGTQTIFLQDNAIGQIRQRDLSDLGQLHYLYLQNNSISTLEAGAFRNLGLLLELALNGNRIHLITADVFRGLDHLRILYLAGNQITRLEDYTFRGLQRLQELHLQENAVEVLGDQALVGLSSLALLDLSRNNLRTLSPASLKPLVSLQVLRVTDNPWRCDCALHWLRGWINEEGQRLLSSAERRMLCAEPPRLSHLSLVEVPANSLVCIPPVVQLEPSHLTVRLGESLRVSCQASGYPQPQVTWRKASHGKAQLSPRGLVQEVGMDGDTKNGGRLVTARPGGKGGPASRGPVRGGADDGGDRESFNPDTGSGMLFLSNVTVAHAGRYECEAWNPGGVARVTFHLSVNMSSSSSRSEIWPRLHSSSYYHPSSVDVSQEPLYELESMDFNALGTATQTAIAVGISLLALTALLLLCMIYSRHRQRQKEEGGYGASKEESILYVNDYSDGPTTFAQLEEYRDERGHEMYVLNRAKPVLPPPPSCNQQGSTLKAGECMLTPGRAVGIGPRRAPAEGGEGPPLDPEGLFMNQSLLFDTQIAYEIHC